From the Octadecabacter antarcticus 307 genome, one window contains:
- a CDS encoding zinc-binding dehydrogenase — MTLDLPTTMSGVATLGHGGPEMLVWRDDLPVPSAGPDEVVIKVAAAAVNNTDINTRIGWYSKAVTGATDDVSASNDADGNTDGGWSGTPLPFPIIQGADCCGYIVDVGADVDARRIGERVIVRTMQSTGTGGAAFMTDTFGSEYNGGFAQYNKTFAAEAYVVDDTLSDPEWAAIPCAFSTAENMLQRASVGGESVLITGASGGVGAAAVQLARLRGADVWAMTQPAKADAVKALGADHILARNATLPARQFDVVIDLVGGPAWPALLDSLKRGGRYVTAGAIAGPIVDLDLRTLYLNDLTLFGSTFQPASVFADLIGYVQAGKLRPQIAANYDLRDIHAAQAAFSAKIHVGKITLTVPQ; from the coding sequence ATGACACTCGATTTACCGACAACCATGTCCGGCGTTGCAACACTAGGCCATGGCGGGCCCGAGATGTTGGTGTGGCGTGATGACCTGCCTGTGCCCAGCGCTGGACCCGATGAAGTCGTGATCAAAGTCGCCGCCGCAGCCGTGAACAACACAGATATTAACACGCGGATTGGCTGGTATTCAAAGGCCGTCACCGGCGCGACAGACGATGTATCGGCCAGCAATGACGCCGACGGGAATACAGACGGCGGCTGGTCTGGCACCCCCCTGCCGTTTCCGATCATCCAAGGCGCGGATTGTTGCGGCTATATTGTTGACGTCGGTGCGGATGTGGACGCGAGGCGCATTGGTGAGCGGGTGATCGTGCGTACAATGCAATCCACCGGCACTGGTGGCGCAGCCTTTATGACCGACACCTTCGGGTCCGAATATAACGGCGGATTTGCCCAATATAACAAAACCTTCGCCGCCGAAGCCTACGTCGTTGACGATACGTTGTCGGACCCTGAATGGGCCGCGATTCCTTGCGCGTTTTCCACTGCCGAAAACATGTTGCAACGGGCGTCCGTCGGGGGTGAGAGCGTTCTCATAACCGGTGCATCCGGCGGCGTCGGGGCGGCAGCGGTTCAATTGGCGCGACTGCGTGGGGCCGACGTTTGGGCCATGACACAACCCGCCAAGGCGGACGCGGTCAAGGCACTTGGGGCCGACCACATATTAGCCCGTAATGCGACCCTGCCGGCGCGCCAGTTTGATGTGGTGATTGATCTGGTCGGTGGCCCTGCGTGGCCTGCGTTGCTGGACAGTTTGAAACGCGGCGGACGCTATGTGACGGCGGGGGCGATTGCCGGGCCGATTGTCGATCTGGACCTGCGCACGCTGTATTTGAACGACCTGACGCTGTTTGGCAGCACATTCCAACCCGCGTCGGTTTTTGCGGACCTGATTGGGTATGTGCAAGCGGGCAAACTGCGCCCCCAGATCGCCGCAAACTACGATTTGCGCGACATTCACGCGGCGCAGGCGGCGTTCAGCGCTAAAATCCACGTCGGTAAAATCACTTTGACGGTTCCACAATAA
- a CDS encoding LysE family translocator → MSYDIFLALLGFAFVATVTPGPNNAMLMASGANFGVRRTLPHMFGVTIGFTVMIALVGVGLMQIFDAFPVTDRILKIVSIAYLLWLAWKIATAAPKLADAPQTAGVPLTFLQAAAFQWVNPKAWSMSVYAITTYATALDGSRALWAVGIVALSFGTVSMPCIASWTALGQQMRRFLTSPRRLRTFNIIMAAVLVLTLVPVVFPNLFTAAI, encoded by the coding sequence ATGAGCTATGATATTTTCCTCGCCCTGTTGGGCTTTGCCTTTGTCGCCACCGTGACGCCGGGGCCGAACAATGCGATGCTGATGGCGTCGGGGGCAAATTTTGGTGTGCGGCGCACGCTGCCGCATATGTTTGGTGTCACGATTGGGTTCACCGTGATGATCGCGCTGGTCGGCGTCGGGTTGATGCAGATATTCGACGCCTTCCCTGTCACCGACCGCATTCTGAAAATCGTGTCGATTGCCTATCTGTTGTGGCTGGCGTGGAAAATCGCAACGGCGGCGCCAAAACTGGCGGACGCACCACAAACCGCAGGTGTGCCGCTGACGTTCTTGCAGGCAGCTGCGTTCCAATGGGTGAACCCAAAGGCATGGTCAATGAGCGTCTACGCAATCACCACCTATGCCACCGCCCTAGACGGATCACGCGCGCTGTGGGCTGTTGGGATTGTGGCGCTGTCATTCGGCACGGTCAGCATGCCCTGCATCGCGTCATGGACGGCCTTGGGCCAACAAATGCGGCGGTTTTTGACGTCGCCCAGACGTTTGCGCACCTTTAACATCATCATGGCGGCGGTGTTGGTGCTGACGCTGGTTCCGGTGGTGTTTCCAAATTTGTTCACCGCGGCGATATGA
- a CDS encoding phosphodiesterase gives MDKILVLTDLHLRGAGKTIIGLDPTARLQQALDAALGDHPDARALILMGDLTHSGRAEEYDKLRDLLHDCPIPVTYMLGNHDQRTRFCAAFPEATVTPQGHVQRIIDLAHHRIITLDTHDAAANPAHSGRLCAGRLAWLDAALAGAGGRMALVFAHHPPHPVGLPGMDAIALVNGDELLDRLRAAPAHLFCGHVHRTISGQARGVAFTMFKSTCHQAPLDLLRPDSTLSIDEPAAYGLLLLTKGGVIAHSEDIALGLTPRSDLDALPEDDPQAI, from the coding sequence ATGGATAAGATTCTCGTTCTCACCGACTTGCACCTGCGCGGGGCGGGCAAGACCATCATCGGGCTTGATCCCACCGCGCGGCTGCAACAGGCGTTAGACGCGGCACTGGGCGATCATCCAGACGCTAGGGCCTTGATTCTAATGGGGGACTTGACCCATTCCGGCCGTGCGGAAGAATATGACAAGCTGCGCGATCTGCTGCATGACTGCCCCATCCCCGTTACCTATATGCTGGGCAATCACGACCAACGCACGCGGTTTTGCGCTGCGTTTCCCGAAGCCACAGTGACACCGCAAGGCCACGTGCAGCGCATTATTGATTTAGCGCACCACCGCATCATCACGCTGGACACCCATGACGCCGCCGCAAATCCCGCCCATTCCGGTCGGTTGTGCGCGGGTCGCCTGGCATGGCTCGATGCAGCGCTTGCAGGTGCTGGTGGGCGCATGGCGCTGGTGTTTGCGCATCACCCACCCCATCCCGTTGGCTTGCCGGGGATGGATGCAATTGCGCTGGTGAACGGTGATGAACTGCTTGATCGGTTGCGCGCAGCACCTGCGCATCTTTTTTGTGGCCACGTCCACCGGACCATTTCAGGTCAAGCGCGTGGCGTGGCGTTTACCATGTTCAAAAGCACTTGCCATCAAGCGCCGCTTGATCTGCTTCGTCCCGACAGCACGCTTTCAATCGACGAACCAGCGGCCTACGGGCTTTTGTTGCTGACAAAGGGCGGCGTGATTGCCCACAGCGAAGACATCGCGCTGGGTCTCACGCCACGTTCCGACTTAGATGCTCTGCCGGAAGACGACCCCCAAGCGATTTAG
- a CDS encoding VOC family protein, producing the protein MQRLSSLSILVPDYDAGIAFFVGQLGFDLIEDTDQGHKRWVKVAPRGAETAFLIAKATTPEQIATIGRQGGGRVWLILETDNFARDHAAYLAAGITFEEAPRHELYGTVAVFTDPFGNRWDLVEFAEAIGAMAAKGTTNG; encoded by the coding sequence ATGCAACGCCTGTCCAGCCTGTCGATCCTCGTGCCCGACTACGATGCAGGGATCGCATTCTTTGTCGGCCAGTTGGGGTTCGACCTGATCGAGGACACCGACCAAGGTCACAAACGCTGGGTCAAAGTTGCACCAAGGGGGGCCGAAACCGCATTCCTGATCGCGAAAGCCACAACGCCAGAACAGATCGCCACGATAGGCCGCCAAGGCGGTGGGCGCGTTTGGTTGATCCTTGAGACTGACAATTTTGCGCGCGACCACGCCGCCTATTTGGCCGCTGGAATAACATTTGAAGAAGCCCCCCGCCACGAGCTCTACGGCACCGTCGCGGTTTTCACCGATCCGTTTGGCAACCGCTGGGATCTGGTCGAGTTCGCAGAAGCCATCGGTGCCATGGCGGCCAAAGGTACAACAAATGGATAA
- a CDS encoding DUF1127 domain-containing protein, with amino-acid sequence MAHTSDTRIFGTSAVSHFANLRNTLAIRFGQYQTYRETLRELESLTKRELNDLGLNQHTLQAVAREAAYVKA; translated from the coding sequence ATGGCACACACATCTGACACGCGCATCTTTGGCACATCAGCCGTCTCGCACTTTGCCAATCTGCGCAACACGTTGGCAATCCGCTTTGGTCAGTACCAGACATATCGCGAAACCTTGCGCGAATTGGAATCACTGACCAAGCGTGAATTGAACGATCTGGGCTTAAACCAGCATACATTACAAGCTGTTGCCCGCGAGGCAGCCTACGTCAAAGCATAA
- a CDS encoding ATP-dependent helicase yields the protein MSQYSDEDAFEAAAAPSTRAQPSLSQRATAAPHVDYFAGLNPAQRQAVETLDGPVLMLAGAGTGKTKALTCRIAHLMATGRARPDEILAVTFTNKAAREMKNRISGLTQGASEGMRWLGTFHAICVKLLRRHSELVGLKSSFTILDTDDQMRLLKQLLRASDIDEKRWPPRMLAGIIDGWKNKAWTPAQVPVAESSAFDDKGVDLYAAYQQRLKDLNACDFGDLLLHMVTIFQTHADVLATYQRWFKYILVDEYQDTNVAQYLWLRLLAQGHKNICCVGDDDQSIYGWRGAEVGNILRFEKDFPGAHVVRLEQNYRSTGHILGAAAGVIDANKDRLGKTLFTDGEDGEKVRLIGHWDGEEEARWIGEDIESMQRGTRGLDAMPLNSMAILVRASHQMRSFEDRFLTIGLPYRVIGGPRFYERMEIRDAMAYFRLAVSQDDDLAFERIVNTPKRGLGDKAVQTIQMTARSNGVNLIEGARLCVNGGLIKGRGGNALRDLVQGLDRWHGQLHCRSNGATRRELLDDEDSVIDDGPTVEVFDGASNVNHVELAEVILDECGYTAHWKNEKTPEAPGRLENLKELVKALENFDSLQGFLEHISLIMDNAKDEEDDKVTIMTLHGAKGLEFPSVYLPGWEDGLFPSQRSMDESGLKGLEEERRLAYVGITRAEKHCTISFTSSRLVYGQWQSQMPSRFIDELPEENVEVLTPPGLHGGGFGAAGMSAQANPASEGMASTLHEKMAKADVYNSPGWRRLQSRSQQRPMTQPKESRNAVIDLKATSSFTTGERVFHHKFGYGEVMEIEGDKLLIEFDKAGEKKVVAKFIVSADSANDVPF from the coding sequence ATGAGCCAATATTCTGACGAAGATGCCTTTGAGGCCGCCGCCGCCCCCAGCACGAGGGCCCAACCGTCGCTGTCCCAACGGGCGACGGCCGCACCCCATGTGGATTATTTTGCGGGCTTGAACCCCGCACAGCGTCAAGCGGTTGAAACGCTGGATGGTCCTGTTTTGATGCTCGCGGGGGCTGGCACGGGTAAGACCAAGGCGCTGACCTGCCGGATTGCGCATCTGATGGCCACAGGCCGCGCCCGTCCGGATGAAATTTTAGCGGTGACGTTCACCAACAAAGCCGCGCGCGAAATGAAGAACCGCATCAGTGGGCTAACGCAAGGCGCGTCCGAGGGGATGCGCTGGCTTGGCACGTTCCATGCGATCTGCGTGAAACTGTTGCGCCGTCATTCGGAACTGGTCGGTTTAAAGTCTAGTTTTACGATTTTGGACACGGACGACCAGATGCGCCTGCTAAAGCAGCTTTTACGCGCGTCCGATATTGACGAAAAACGCTGGCCGCCACGCATGCTGGCAGGAATCATTGATGGCTGGAAGAACAAGGCGTGGACCCCGGCGCAAGTTCCGGTGGCTGAAAGCAGTGCCTTTGACGACAAAGGCGTCGATCTATACGCCGCCTATCAGCAACGCTTAAAAGACCTGAACGCCTGCGATTTTGGCGATTTGTTGTTGCATATGGTAACGATTTTCCAAACCCACGCTGATGTGCTGGCGACCTACCAACGCTGGTTCAAATACATCCTCGTGGACGAATACCAAGACACCAACGTCGCGCAATATTTGTGGCTCCGCCTGCTCGCCCAAGGGCATAAAAACATCTGCTGCGTGGGTGATGATGACCAATCAATTTATGGCTGGCGCGGCGCGGAAGTCGGCAACATCCTGCGGTTCGAAAAGGACTTTCCGGGCGCGCATGTGGTGCGTTTGGAACAGAATTACCGTTCAACGGGGCATATTCTGGGCGCGGCGGCTGGCGTGATTGACGCCAACAAGGACCGCCTTGGCAAGACGCTGTTCACCGATGGGGAAGACGGTGAAAAGGTACGCTTGATCGGCCATTGGGACGGTGAGGAAGAAGCGCGTTGGATCGGTGAAGACATCGAATCCATGCAACGTGGCACCCGTGGGCTCGACGCTATGCCGCTAAATTCCATGGCCATTCTCGTGCGCGCATCACATCAGATGCGCAGCTTTGAGGATCGGTTCCTGACTATCGGTTTGCCCTACCGCGTCATCGGAGGGCCACGGTTTTATGAACGCATGGAAATACGCGACGCGATGGCGTATTTTCGGCTGGCCGTCAGCCAAGACGATGATCTGGCGTTTGAACGCATCGTCAACACACCCAAACGCGGGCTTGGCGACAAGGCGGTGCAGACGATCCAGATGACGGCGCGTAGCAACGGCGTGAACCTGATTGAAGGCGCGCGGCTTTGTGTCAACGGTGGCCTGATTAAGGGCAGGGGCGGCAATGCCCTGCGCGATCTGGTGCAGGGGTTGGATCGCTGGCATGGGCAATTGCACTGCCGATCAAACGGGGCGACACGCCGTGAACTACTAGACGATGAAGACTCCGTCATTGATGATGGCCCCACCGTTGAGGTCTTTGACGGCGCATCTAACGTGAACCACGTTGAACTGGCCGAGGTGATATTGGACGAATGCGGCTACACCGCGCATTGGAAAAACGAAAAAACACCCGAGGCACCGGGTCGCCTTGAGAACTTGAAAGAACTCGTTAAAGCCCTTGAAAACTTTGACAGTTTGCAGGGTTTCCTTGAACATATCAGCCTTATTATGGACAATGCCAAGGACGAAGAGGACGACAAAGTCACCATCATGACGCTGCACGGCGCCAAGGGTCTGGAATTCCCGTCGGTGTATTTGCCGGGCTGGGAAGACGGGTTGTTTCCGTCACAGCGCAGCATGGACGAAAGCGGGCTAAAAGGTCTCGAGGAAGAACGGCGTCTGGCCTATGTCGGCATCACGCGCGCCGAAAAACATTGCACGATTTCGTTCACATCCAGCCGTCTTGTGTATGGCCAATGGCAATCCCAAATGCCGAGCCGGTTTATTGATGAGCTGCCCGAAGAAAACGTTGAGGTTCTGACGCCGCCGGGCCTTCATGGCGGCGGGTTCGGGGCGGCCGGCATGTCGGCACAGGCAAATCCGGCCAGCGAGGGCATGGCGTCCACGTTGCACGAAAAGATGGCCAAGGCTGACGTCTACAATTCCCCCGGATGGCGACGTTTGCAAAGCCGATCCCAGCAGCGGCCCATGACCCAACCCAAAGAATCCCGCAACGCGGTGATCGATCTGAAGGCCACGTCGTCGTTCACCACCGGAGAACGCGTGTTCCACCACAAATTCGGCTACGGTGAGGTGATGGAAATTGAGGGCGACAAGCTGTTGATTGAATTCGACAAAGCTGGCGAAAAGAAGGTCGTGGCAAAGTTCATCGTCAGTGCCGACAGCGCTAATGATGTGCCTTTTTGA
- the pyc gene encoding pyruvate carboxylase, whose protein sequence is MADFKKILIANRGEIAIRIMRAANEMGKKTVAVYAEEDKLGLHRFKADEAYRIGEGLGPVAAYLSIDEIIRVAIECGADAIHPGYGLLSENPDFVDACAANNIKFIGPRAETMRQLGDKASARRVAMDAGVPVIPATEVLGDDMAAIKKEAAAVGYPLMLKASWGGGGRGMRAIMSEDELEEKVLEGRREAEAAFGNSEGYLEKMIMRARHVEVQILGDSHDAIYHLWERDCSVQRRNQKVVERAPAPYLSGTQREQICALGKKICEHVNYECAGTVEFLMDMDSGEFFFIEVNPRVQVEHTVTEEVTGIDIVQAQIKIAEGKSLVEATGCASQYDVKLDGHALQCRVTTEDPTNNFIPDYGRIQTYRSATGMGIRLDGGTAYSGAVITRYYDSLLTKVTAWAPTPEAAIARMDRALREFRIRGVSTNIAFVENLLKHPTFLNNEYHTKFIDETPSLFDFKPRRDRATKILTYIADITVNGHPETAGRPKPGAEAIAPKAPAMRSKDIPSGTRQILDQKGPQAVADWMRDQKHLLITDTTMRDGHQSLLATRMRSIDMIRVAPTYGANMSGLFSMECWGGATFDVAYRFLQECPWQRLRDIRAKMPNIMTQMLLRASNGVGYTNYPDNVVQEFVRQAAVSGVDVFRVFDSLNWVENMRVAMDAVIDAGKVCEGTICYTGDMLDPTRSKYDLKYYVGMAKEMEKAGAHVLGLKDMAGLMKHNTASVLIKALKNEVGLPIHFHTHDTSGAAIATVLAASAAGVDCIDAAMDSFSGNTSQPTLGTIVESLKGTERDTGLDIAAIREISNYWETVRAHYAAFESGLQAPASEVYLHEMPGGQFTNLKAQARSLGLEERWHEVAQTYADVNQMFGDIVKVTPSSKVVGDMALMMVSQNLTRAQVEDPNTDVSFPDSVIDMMRGNLGQPPGGFPDTIVNKVLKDEKPNLSRPGKHLKPVDLEAMRAELSAKLDGKVIDDEDLNGYLMYPKVYTDYAQRHETYGPVRTLPTRTFFYGMEPAEEISAEIDPGKTLEILLQAVAETNEEGEVKVFFELNGQPRTIRVPNRLADAAIKQRPKAELGNDAHIGAPMPGVVASVVVTAGQKIKEGDLLLTIEAMKMETGIHAERKAIVKAIHVAAGSQIDAKDLLVELE, encoded by the coding sequence ATGGCTGATTTCAAGAAAATCCTAATCGCAAATCGGGGTGAAATCGCCATCCGCATCATGCGCGCCGCCAATGAGATGGGTAAGAAAACTGTTGCGGTCTATGCCGAAGAAGACAAACTCGGGTTGCACCGGTTCAAAGCGGATGAGGCGTATCGCATCGGTGAGGGGCTTGGCCCCGTGGCCGCCTACCTTAGTATTGATGAGATTATTCGCGTTGCGATAGAATGTGGTGCCGACGCGATCCACCCCGGGTATGGCCTGCTGTCCGAAAATCCGGATTTCGTAGATGCCTGCGCCGCCAACAACATCAAATTCATCGGTCCACGGGCCGAAACCATGCGCCAGCTTGGCGACAAAGCCAGCGCGCGCCGCGTCGCCATGGATGCAGGTGTGCCGGTGATCCCCGCCACCGAAGTTCTTGGTGATGATATGGCGGCAATTAAGAAAGAGGCGGCCGCAGTCGGCTATCCGCTGATGCTCAAGGCGTCATGGGGCGGTGGTGGGCGCGGCATGCGCGCGATCATGTCCGAGGATGAATTGGAAGAAAAGGTGCTGGAAGGCCGCCGCGAGGCTGAGGCCGCATTCGGCAATTCCGAAGGTTACCTTGAAAAGATGATCATGCGCGCGCGTCACGTCGAGGTTCAGATCCTTGGCGACAGTCACGATGCCATTTACCACCTGTGGGAACGCGATTGTTCCGTGCAGCGCCGCAACCAAAAAGTCGTCGAACGTGCGCCTGCGCCATATTTGTCGGGCACACAGCGCGAACAGATTTGCGCCTTGGGCAAAAAGATTTGCGAACACGTGAATTACGAATGTGCAGGCACCGTCGAATTCCTGATGGATATGGATTCTGGCGAATTCTTCTTTATCGAAGTCAATCCGCGCGTGCAGGTCGAACACACCGTGACCGAAGAAGTCACCGGCATCGATATCGTGCAAGCACAGATCAAAATCGCCGAAGGCAAATCGCTGGTCGAAGCCACGGGATGTGCCAGCCAATATGACGTAAAACTCGACGGTCACGCGCTGCAATGTCGTGTTACAACCGAAGACCCGACAAACAATTTCATCCCCGATTATGGCCGCATCCAAACCTACCGCAGCGCCACGGGCATGGGTATCCGGCTTGATGGGGGCACTGCGTATTCCGGCGCTGTGATCACGCGCTATTACGACAGCTTGCTGACGAAAGTCACCGCATGGGCGCCAACCCCCGAAGCTGCGATTGCGCGGATGGACCGCGCGTTGCGTGAATTCCGCATCAGGGGCGTGTCGACCAACATCGCGTTCGTTGAAAACCTGCTGAAACACCCGACGTTCCTGAACAACGAATACCACACCAAATTCATCGATGAGACGCCTAGCCTGTTTGATTTCAAACCGCGCCGCGACCGCGCGACGAAAATCTTGACCTATATCGCCGACATCACCGTCAACGGGCATCCCGAAACGGCTGGCCGCCCAAAACCTGGTGCCGAAGCGATCGCGCCCAAAGCGCCCGCCATGCGCAGCAAAGACATCCCCAGTGGCACACGCCAAATTCTGGATCAAAAAGGCCCGCAAGCCGTGGCCGACTGGATGCGCGACCAAAAACACCTGCTGATCACCGACACCACCATGCGCGACGGGCATCAATCCTTGCTCGCTACGCGGATGCGTTCGATTGATATGATCCGCGTCGCGCCAACCTATGGCGCCAATATGTCGGGTCTGTTTTCGATGGAATGTTGGGGTGGCGCGACGTTTGATGTCGCCTATCGTTTCTTGCAGGAATGTCCGTGGCAGCGGCTGCGCGACATCCGTGCCAAGATGCCCAATATCATGACGCAGATGCTGTTGCGGGCGTCCAACGGCGTCGGATACACCAATTACCCCGACAACGTGGTGCAGGAATTTGTGCGCCAAGCAGCCGTATCAGGCGTTGATGTGTTCCGCGTGTTTGACAGTCTTAACTGGGTCGAAAACATGCGCGTGGCGATGGATGCGGTGATTGATGCAGGCAAGGTCTGCGAAGGCACGATTTGCTACACAGGCGATATGCTGGACCCGACCCGATCCAAATATGATCTGAAATACTATGTCGGCATGGCCAAAGAGATGGAAAAGGCCGGTGCGCATGTGTTGGGCCTAAAAGACATGGCCGGCTTGATGAAACACAACACCGCGTCCGTGTTGATTAAGGCGTTGAAAAACGAGGTCGGCCTGCCGATCCATTTCCACACCCACGACACCAGTGGTGCGGCCATTGCGACCGTGCTGGCAGCATCGGCGGCTGGCGTTGATTGTATCGACGCAGCGATGGACAGCTTTTCTGGCAACACGTCGCAGCCGACCTTGGGAACGATTGTTGAATCGTTGAAAGGCACGGAGCGCGACACCGGCCTTGATATCGCGGCCATCCGGGAAATCAGCAACTATTGGGAAACTGTACGCGCGCATTATGCGGCGTTCGAATCCGGCCTGCAGGCCCCCGCGTCCGAAGTGTATCTGCACGAAATGCCCGGTGGTCAGTTTACCAACCTCAAGGCGCAAGCGCGGTCCTTGGGCCTTGAAGAACGCTGGCACGAAGTGGCGCAGACCTACGCCGACGTGAACCAGATGTTCGGGGATATCGTCAAGGTCACGCCGTCTTCCAAGGTGGTAGGTGATATGGCGCTGATGATGGTCAGCCAGAACCTGACGCGCGCGCAGGTCGAAGACCCCAACACTGATGTGTCGTTCCCCGATTCAGTGATCGACATGATGCGCGGCAACCTTGGCCAACCCCCCGGCGGTTTCCCTGATACAATCGTCAATAAGGTCCTGAAGGACGAAAAGCCGAACCTTTCCCGGCCCGGCAAACATTTGAAGCCTGTCGATCTAGAGGCCATGCGCGCGGAGCTGTCCGCCAAACTGGATGGTAAGGTCATCGACGATGAAGACCTGAACGGCTATCTGATGTATCCTAAGGTCTATACCGATTACGCCCAGCGCCATGAAACCTACGGTCCCGTGCGCACCCTGCCCACGCGCACGTTCTTTTATGGCATGGAACCCGCCGAAGAAATTTCTGCTGAAATCGACCCCGGCAAGACCTTGGAAATCCTTCTGCAGGCGGTGGCTGAAACCAATGAAGAGGGCGAGGTAAAGGTATTCTTTGAGCTTAACGGCCAACCCCGCACCATCCGTGTGCCAAACCGTTTGGCCGATGCGGCGATCAAGCAGCGCCCCAAAGCCGAACTTGGCAATGACGCCCACATCGGCGCCCCCATGCCCGGCGTTGTGGCCAGCGTTGTGGTCACGGCCGGACAGAAGATCAAAGAGGGCGATTTATTGTTGACCATCGAAGCGATGAAGATGGAAACTGGCATCCACGCCGAACGCAAAGCGATCGTCAAAGCCATTCACGTGGCGGCAGGCAGCCAGATCGACGCCAAGGATTTATTGGTGGAGTTGGAATGA
- a CDS encoding Lrp/AsnC family transcriptional regulator translates to MTLIDPINARILRELRKDGRISNLALADKIGLSPSACLRRVQDLERRGVITGYRARLDPTQTGQDYVVYVAVGLAEHSKAAQLGFERAMDRFDEVAECHNIAGAFEYLLRVETANLASYKTFHTDRLGTVPHVRSITSYMVMGSPKDMRA, encoded by the coding sequence ATGACACTAATTGATCCCATTAACGCGCGGATATTGCGTGAATTACGCAAAGACGGGCGGATCAGCAACCTCGCGCTGGCCGACAAAATCGGCCTGTCGCCGTCGGCCTGTCTGCGACGAGTGCAAGACCTTGAACGGCGCGGCGTCATCACAGGCTACCGTGCCCGCCTTGATCCCACGCAAACCGGACAGGACTATGTGGTTTATGTCGCTGTCGGGCTGGCCGAACATTCAAAAGCGGCACAGCTTGGGTTTGAACGCGCGATGGACCGATTTGATGAGGTCGCTGAATGCCACAACATTGCCGGTGCATTCGAATATCTGCTGCGGGTCGAAACGGCAAATTTGGCGTCGTATAAAACATTTCACACCGACCGCCTCGGGACTGTGCCGCATGTGCGATCCATCACCAGCTACATGGTCATGGGATCCCCGAAAGATATGCGCGCCTGA